One part of the Thermococcus radiotolerans genome encodes these proteins:
- a CDS encoding alpha-amylase/4-alpha-glucanotransferase domain-containing protein produces MVNFIFGIHNHQPLGNFGWVLESAYERSYRPFMEILEEYPNMKVAVHISGPLLEWLDENRPEYIDLLRSLVRKGQLEIVVAGFYEPVLAAIPKEDRIEQIKLLKDFAKKLGYDSKGVWLTERVWQPELVKSLRQAGIEYVIVDDYHFMSAGLSKEELFWPYYTEDGGEVIAVFPIDEKLRYLIPFRPVEKTIEYLHSLEDGDESKVAVFHDDGEKFGVWPGTYEWVYEKGWLREFFDRISSDEGIDLTLYSEYLSRFKPRGIVYLPIASYFEMSEWSLPAAQAKLFVEFVEKLKEQGQFERYRVFVRGGIWKNFFLKYPESNYMHKRMLMVSKLVRENPEARRFLFRAQCNDAYWHGVFGGVYLPHLRRAVWENLIKANSHVKIGTFVRDIDFDGRDEVFLENESFYAVFKPAYGGALFELSSKKRALNYNDVLARRWEHYHEVPEAATPEEGGDEGVASIHELGKRIPDEIKREMAYDDHLRAILQDHFLHPETTLDGYRLARYLEMGDFVKGAYDYGTFDGGITLWRNGSVSGGPARVEKSFRLGEDGFAVDYTVKSDVKALFGVELNLAVHSVMEEPGEFEAESFEVNDPYGIGRVGIELDRKAKVWKYPIKTLSQSEAGWDFVQQGVSYTVLFPVEGELRFRLFFLEL; encoded by the coding sequence ATGGTGAACTTCATATTTGGGATCCATAACCATCAGCCTCTCGGTAACTTCGGCTGGGTCTTGGAGAGCGCCTACGAGCGCTCCTACCGGCCGTTCATGGAGATACTTGAAGAATACCCGAACATGAAGGTCGCGGTTCACATAAGCGGTCCCCTCCTTGAGTGGTTGGATGAAAACCGACCGGAGTACATTGACCTTCTCCGCTCCCTCGTGAGGAAGGGACAGCTTGAGATAGTCGTCGCCGGCTTTTATGAACCTGTTCTGGCGGCGATTCCGAAGGAAGACAGGATAGAGCAGATTAAGCTCCTCAAGGACTTCGCCAAGAAGCTCGGCTACGATTCAAAGGGCGTCTGGCTAACCGAGCGCGTGTGGCAGCCGGAGCTCGTAAAGAGCCTCCGCCAGGCGGGCATAGAGTACGTGATCGTTGACGATTACCACTTCATGAGTGCCGGGCTGAGCAAGGAAGAGCTCTTCTGGCCGTACTACACGGAGGACGGGGGGGAGGTTATAGCGGTCTTCCCGATAGACGAGAAGCTGCGCTACCTCATTCCCTTCCGTCCCGTTGAGAAAACGATAGAGTACCTTCACTCCCTGGAGGACGGCGATGAGAGCAAGGTTGCCGTTTTCCACGACGACGGCGAGAAGTTCGGCGTCTGGCCGGGCACCTACGAGTGGGTCTATGAGAAGGGCTGGCTCAGGGAGTTCTTCGACCGGATTTCAAGCGATGAGGGGATAGACCTCACCCTTTACTCCGAGTACCTCTCAAGGTTCAAGCCACGGGGCATAGTCTACCTTCCGATAGCTTCCTACTTCGAGATGAGCGAGTGGTCTCTGCCGGCAGCGCAGGCAAAGCTCTTCGTCGAGTTCGTCGAAAAACTCAAGGAGCAGGGCCAGTTTGAGAGGTACCGCGTCTTCGTCAGGGGCGGCATCTGGAAGAACTTTTTCCTCAAGTACCCGGAGAGCAACTACATGCACAAGCGCATGCTCATGGTGAGCAAGCTGGTGAGGGAAAATCCAGAGGCCAGGCGCTTTCTCTTCAGGGCCCAGTGCAACGACGCCTACTGGCACGGCGTCTTCGGCGGCGTCTACCTCCCCCACCTCAGGAGGGCCGTCTGGGAGAACCTCATAAAGGCGAACAGCCACGTGAAGATTGGAACCTTCGTTAGGGACATAGACTTCGACGGACGGGACGAGGTCTTTCTGGAGAACGAAAGCTTCTACGCCGTTTTCAAGCCCGCCTACGGTGGAGCGCTCTTCGAGCTCAGCTCAAAGAAGAGAGCCCTCAACTACAACGACGTTCTCGCGAGGCGCTGGGAGCACTACCACGAGGTTCCCGAGGCGGCCACTCCAGAGGAAGGCGGTGACGAGGGCGTTGCAAGCATACACGAGCTGGGCAAGAGAATCCCCGACGAGATAAAGCGTGAAATGGCCTACGATGACCACTTGAGGGCAATCCTCCAAGACCACTTCCTACATCCCGAGACTACTCTCGATGGGTATCGCCTTGCGAGGTACCTCGAGATGGGCGACTTCGTGAAGGGGGCCTATGACTACGGCACATTTGATGGGGGCATCACCCTCTGGCGCAATGGTAGCGTTTCAGGGGGGCCTGCCCGGGTTGAGAAGTCCTTCAGGCTGGGTGAGGATGGCTTCGCGGTGGACTATACGGTAAAGAGTGATGTCAAGGCACTGTTCGGCGTTGAGCTTAACTTGGCCGTCCACAGTGTCATGGAAGAGCCAGGGGAGTTCGAGGCGGAAAGCTTTGAGGTGAACGACCCCTACGGCATCGGAAGGGTAGGGATAGAGCTTGACAGAAAGGCAAAGGTCTGGAAGTACCCGATAAAGACCCTCAGTCAGAGCGAGGCCGGCTGGGACTTCGTCCAGCAGGGCGTCAGCTACACGGTGCTGTTCCCGGTGGAGGGGGAGCTGAGGTTCAGGCTCTTCTTCCTGGAGCTCTGA
- the ttuA gene encoding tRNA-5-methyluridine(54) 2-sulfurtransferase: protein MRCKFCERPAFIKLHYPRMYLCPEHFTEYFERKVKRTIERYKLIKPGERILVVVSGGKDSAVTAHVLKKLGYDIECLHINLGIGEYSEKSEEYAKRQCEKLGVPLHIVRVRELLGRGIGEVRTRRPTCSYCGLTKRYIFNKFAYDNGFDAVATGHNLDDEASFIFANLMNWNTQYLAKQGPITPAQFNGKLVKKIKPLYELTEREVVAYALANDIEYHIEECPHAVGAPTIEYKGILNEMEEKRPGTKINFVKGYLRKKKLFEAELQETELRECRICGMPSSGEVCSFCRFWGLEEPVEFKISGEGQKLQE, encoded by the coding sequence ATGAGATGCAAGTTCTGCGAGAGGCCGGCCTTCATCAAGCTCCACTATCCAAGGATGTACCTCTGTCCGGAGCACTTCACAGAGTACTTCGAGAGGAAGGTAAAGCGGACAATAGAGCGCTACAAGCTCATAAAGCCCGGTGAGAGGATTCTGGTCGTTGTGAGCGGGGGAAAGGACTCGGCCGTCACCGCCCACGTCCTCAAGAAGCTCGGCTACGACATCGAGTGCCTTCACATAAACCTGGGGATAGGCGAGTACTCCGAGAAGAGCGAGGAGTACGCCAAAAGGCAGTGCGAGAAGCTCGGCGTTCCCCTCCACATCGTCCGCGTCAGGGAACTCCTCGGAAGGGGCATCGGCGAGGTGAGGACGAGAAGACCGACCTGCTCCTACTGCGGGCTGACCAAGCGCTACATCTTCAACAAGTTCGCCTACGACAACGGCTTCGATGCCGTCGCCACAGGGCACAACCTCGACGACGAGGCGAGCTTCATCTTCGCCAACCTGATGAACTGGAACACGCAGTACCTCGCCAAGCAGGGGCCGATAACTCCAGCGCAGTTCAACGGGAAGCTCGTGAAGAAGATAAAGCCACTCTACGAGCTGACCGAGAGGGAGGTCGTCGCCTACGCCCTGGCGAACGACATAGAGTACCACATCGAGGAATGCCCCCACGCCGTTGGGGCACCGACCATCGAGTACAAGGGCATACTCAACGAGATGGAGGAAAAGAGACCAGGCACCAAAATCAACTTCGTCAAGGGTTACCTAAGAAAAAAGAAGCTTTTCGAGGCCGAGCTCCAGGAAACGGAGCTGAGGGAGTGCAGGATATGCGGAATGCCATCGAGCGGAGAGGTGTGCTCGTTCTGCCGGTTCTGGGGGCTGGAGGAGCCGGTGGAGTTTAAGATAAGTGGGGAGGGACAAAAGTTACAGGAATAA
- a CDS encoding NAD(P)/FAD-dependent oxidoreductase gives MVSGKTYDVVIIGAGPAGLFAAYELVERGDFKVLIVDEGGDIEQRICPMYDLGYCIGCQPCHIMSGVGGAGGLSDGTINLRPDIGGDLSELTGDENYAWQLVWEVDQIFLNHKAPRNLFKGNPEEVRYWEQKAAQAGVKFIPIIQRHIGSDRTPEVIADIKKHLESRGVEFLLWTKALEFGKGWVRVKRGKDVFEIKTRYTIVSPGRGGADWFHGVAQRIGLKARHGPIDVGVRVEVPAIIMDPITSINHDPKFHIYTNTYDDFVRTFCTNPNGFVVEERYDGYVGVNGHSMHEKKSNNTNFAFLTRIELTEPVEDTTAYGRSIAQLATTIGGGKPILQRLGDLRRGRRSTWQRIRRSDVEPTLKHVTPGDIAMALPHRVVTNILEGLEKLDRVLPGVASDHTLLYAPEIKYYAMKVEVNEDLETSIENIFAAGDGAGLSRDIVNAAATGLLAARGILKKEGLYTEKEFRRPDNWKAKIEDLKP, from the coding sequence ATGGTTTCTGGAAAAACCTACGATGTCGTCATAATCGGTGCCGGCCCGGCGGGTCTTTTTGCGGCCTACGAGCTGGTCGAAAGGGGCGATTTTAAGGTTCTGATAGTTGACGAGGGCGGAGACATCGAGCAGAGAATCTGTCCGATGTACGATCTGGGTTACTGCATCGGTTGTCAGCCCTGCCACATCATGAGCGGCGTGGGAGGTGCCGGCGGTCTCAGCGACGGCACGATAAACCTCCGCCCAGACATAGGCGGCGACCTGAGCGAGCTTACCGGTGACGAGAACTACGCGTGGCAGCTGGTGTGGGAAGTGGACCAAATATTCCTGAACCACAAAGCGCCGAGAAACCTCTTCAAGGGCAACCCGGAGGAAGTCAGGTACTGGGAGCAGAAAGCGGCCCAGGCAGGCGTTAAGTTCATACCCATAATCCAGCGCCACATCGGCTCCGACAGGACGCCCGAAGTCATAGCAGACATAAAAAAGCACCTCGAAAGCCGGGGCGTGGAGTTCCTCCTCTGGACCAAGGCTCTGGAATTCGGAAAGGGCTGGGTGAGGGTAAAGCGCGGAAAGGACGTTTTTGAGATAAAAACCAGGTACACGATAGTTTCACCCGGCCGCGGCGGGGCCGACTGGTTCCACGGGGTCGCCCAGAGGATAGGCCTTAAGGCCAGGCACGGGCCTATTGACGTCGGCGTTCGCGTTGAGGTGCCGGCGATAATCATGGATCCGATAACGAGCATAAACCACGACCCCAAGTTCCACATATACACAAACACCTATGACGACTTCGTGAGAACCTTCTGTACGAACCCCAATGGCTTCGTCGTTGAAGAGCGCTACGACGGCTACGTTGGCGTTAACGGTCACTCCATGCACGAGAAGAAGAGCAACAACACGAACTTCGCATTCCTCACGAGGATAGAGTTGACCGAGCCGGTTGAGGATACCACCGCCTACGGCAGGAGCATAGCCCAGCTGGCGACGACGATAGGGGGCGGAAAGCCCATACTCCAGAGGCTCGGCGACCTGAGGCGCGGAAGGAGGAGCACCTGGCAGAGGATAAGGAGGAGCGACGTCGAGCCGACGCTGAAGCACGTTACTCCCGGGGACATAGCAATGGCCCTGCCCCACCGCGTCGTCACCAACATTCTGGAGGGCCTTGAGAAGCTCGACAGAGTTCTGCCCGGTGTCGCGAGCGACCATACGCTGCTCTACGCACCGGAAATCAAGTACTACGCCATGAAGGTCGAGGTGAACGAGGATCTCGAGACGAGCATTGAGAACATCTTCGCGGCGGGAGACGGCGCTGGCCTGAGCAGGGACATCGTGAACGCCGCCGCTACAGGTCTGCTCGCGGCGAGGGGAATACTCAAAAAGGAGGGCCTCTACACGGAGAAAGAATTCAGAAGGCCTGACAACTGGAAGGCAAAGATTGAAGACCTCAAACCATAA
- a CDS encoding DUF257 family protein, producing the protein MTSLLRQLPRIKEGIVLVEYSSTDHPERAMAEIFMEWINQGITPLIVDIGDALHVFIQNLRFQGVELPIENVPVIKEKGTVKVGNVVGNVDVIEDFDHHLAIYAKFAKEVPLESRNHTIVLGMERFSFTFMSDPPKLERYFEKITRLYLPVEERISFLFLNVDIASEYLKKGLEQDSDYVIQVVGKDAKLLKSPGGVGYAVL; encoded by the coding sequence ATGACGAGCCTATTGAGACAGCTTCCAAGGATAAAGGAGGGTATAGTGCTCGTTGAGTACTCCTCGACGGATCATCCCGAGAGGGCCATGGCGGAGATATTCATGGAATGGATTAATCAGGGAATAACTCCCCTGATAGTCGACATAGGCGATGCCCTCCACGTTTTTATCCAGAACCTGCGGTTTCAGGGCGTTGAGCTCCCCATAGAGAACGTCCCCGTGATAAAGGAGAAGGGAACGGTCAAGGTTGGAAACGTCGTGGGGAACGTGGACGTTATAGAGGATTTCGACCACCACCTAGCCATCTACGCCAAGTTCGCCAAGGAGGTCCCCCTGGAGAGCAGGAACCACACAATCGTCCTAGGGATGGAGAGGTTCTCCTTCACGTTCATGTCGGACCCGCCGAAGCTTGAGAGGTATTTCGAGAAGATAACAAGACTCTACCTCCCGGTCGAGGAAAGGATAAGCTTTCTTTTCCTGAACGTTGACATAGCGTCCGAATACCTGAAAAAAGGGCTTGAACAGGATTCTGACTACGTAATCCAGGTAGTGGGGAAGGATGCCAAACTCCTGAAATCCCCCGGAGGGGTGGGATATGCGGTTCTCTGA
- a CDS encoding CBS domain-containing protein, which yields MMSDKSKSAKAKKIKIIHSKRRMLQLKRKEEMSHNIRYISKVPVRIVMDREFLTLHPEDSISKLVQNLRDEESSAVVVDEEGRLMGFITMKDLLHFFEPPRRYSIVGIGLLKKYSISHASRVGDIMVRKPITIHVEDDLGRAIKIMIETGKHHLPVIDENGHVHGVLEVKDIIRLIRIVSA from the coding sequence ATGATGAGTGACAAATCGAAGAGCGCGAAGGCCAAGAAGATAAAGATAATCCACAGCAAGCGCAGAATGCTCCAGTTGAAGCGAAAGGAGGAGATGAGTCACAACATCCGCTACATCTCGAAGGTTCCGGTTAGGATAGTCATGGACAGGGAGTTCCTCACCTTGCATCCCGAGGACTCGATATCGAAGCTGGTGCAGAACCTCAGGGATGAGGAAAGCTCTGCCGTTGTCGTTGACGAGGAAGGCCGGCTCATGGGATTCATCACAATGAAGGACCTTCTCCACTTCTTCGAGCCGCCGAGGAGGTACTCAATCGTTGGAATAGGTCTTCTCAAGAAGTACTCGATAAGCCATGCCTCTCGCGTTGGGGACATAATGGTCCGCAAGCCCATAACCATTCACGTTGAGGATGACCTCGGACGGGCGATAAAGATAATGATTGAGACGGGAAAGCACCATCTTCCTGTTATTGACGAGAACGGCCACGTTCACGGCGTTCTGGAGGTCAAGGACATAATCCGCCTCATCCGCATAGTCTCGGCTTGA
- a CDS encoding cation:proton antiporter: MDVFLELALILIVAKLFGYLTLRLGFPAALGQLIGGIIIGPSLLGVVTYDEGVKLVAELGVVMLLFLAGLETDIDEFKNVGISAFIVAILGVMIPFILGYVGALAWGYSDIQALFLGGILTATSVGLTTSILMEMKKLRSRVGTTILAAAVVDDVLGIIILTVLVAMNTKGSVYPIDVLIILGEVTLFFLLGLLLGSPAVKEALRVSERINLPETITAFAIAIMLIFAYIAEQFQLAGITGAYLAGLLIAGSAEAREVTGKTLTIGYSLFIPVFLVSIGVETDIHVLAHIGAFAGLYAFLAIVGKIVGCGIGGLLTKFKGREAIQIGVGMVPRMEVALIMANIALREGVFDRGTFSIPVSMVIITTLVTPFFLKWAFSRE; this comes from the coding sequence ATGGACGTCTTCCTGGAGCTGGCGCTGATACTCATAGTTGCGAAGCTGTTCGGCTACCTCACCCTGCGATTGGGCTTTCCAGCCGCCCTCGGCCAGCTCATCGGCGGGATTATCATAGGCCCTTCTCTGCTGGGTGTGGTAACGTACGATGAGGGAGTGAAGCTTGTTGCCGAGCTTGGAGTCGTCATGCTGCTCTTTCTGGCTGGCTTGGAGACCGATATTGACGAGTTCAAGAACGTTGGTATCTCCGCGTTCATAGTGGCAATTCTCGGTGTCATGATACCATTCATCCTCGGCTACGTTGGCGCTTTAGCCTGGGGCTATTCGGACATTCAGGCGCTCTTCCTCGGAGGAATCCTCACCGCCACGAGCGTCGGCCTCACGACGAGCATACTGATGGAGATGAAGAAGCTGAGGAGCCGCGTGGGAACGACGATTCTCGCCGCGGCGGTCGTTGATGACGTTCTCGGCATCATAATCCTAACTGTCCTCGTCGCCATGAACACCAAGGGGAGCGTCTATCCGATCGACGTCCTCATAATCCTCGGCGAGGTCACGCTGTTCTTTCTCCTCGGGCTCCTCCTCGGCAGTCCCGCCGTAAAGGAAGCCCTCCGCGTGTCGGAGAGGATAAACCTACCCGAGACTATAACGGCCTTCGCGATAGCCATAATGCTGATCTTCGCCTACATCGCCGAGCAGTTCCAGCTGGCGGGCATAACCGGCGCTTATCTGGCGGGCCTCCTTATAGCGGGAAGTGCCGAGGCCAGAGAGGTTACGGGCAAGACTCTGACCATCGGGTACTCCCTCTTCATTCCCGTTTTCCTCGTCAGCATAGGCGTCGAGACCGACATCCACGTTCTGGCCCACATCGGGGCGTTCGCTGGGCTCTACGCGTTTCTGGCGATAGTCGGAAAGATAGTTGGCTGCGGCATCGGTGGGCTGCTGACCAAGTTCAAGGGTAGGGAAGCCATCCAGATCGGTGTGGGAATGGTCCCGAGGATGGAGGTCGCTCTCATCATGGCCAACATCGCCCTCCGCGAGGGCGTCTTCGACAGGGGGACGTTTTCCATACCCGTAAGCATGGTGATAATAACAACGCTTGTAACTCCATTCTTCCTCAAATGGGCGTTTTCGAGGGAGTGA
- a CDS encoding DUF257 family protein has translation MRFSEYLSRIGQGENVLIEHTSLSPYPRLFYAIGNSYGWERVLLIDILDSSMPVIRWLRLAGFTVPQHIKRIKAGGISEWGEVLFEVDPHKDPGIFLSRFSNWANGYYSKNPGTVSVVMNPEKLIPLQNNNPRFIISLANLGVAFIGNPTRKTFYFVNTDLADRRYVALLEEAFIRVIRTDDDGKTVIVKSPEDNEGASLEPV, from the coding sequence ATGCGGTTCTCTGAGTATCTGAGCAGGATTGGGCAGGGCGAAAACGTCCTCATAGAGCATACTTCGTTATCTCCCTATCCCCGGCTGTTCTACGCAATAGGAAACTCGTACGGCTGGGAGAGGGTGCTTTTGATAGACATCCTAGACTCGAGCATGCCTGTTATCAGGTGGCTCAGGTTGGCCGGATTTACCGTTCCCCAGCACATAAAGAGGATAAAGGCCGGAGGAATCTCCGAATGGGGGGAGGTGCTCTTCGAGGTTGACCCCCACAAGGACCCAGGCATTTTCCTGAGTCGCTTCTCCAACTGGGCCAATGGATACTACTCAAAGAACCCCGGAACCGTCAGCGTGGTTATGAACCCAGAGAAGCTCATTCCCCTCCAGAACAACAACCCCCGCTTCATCATAAGCCTCGCCAACCTGGGGGTGGCTTTCATAGGCAACCCCACGAGAAAAACCTTCTACTTTGTAAACACCGACCTCGCGGACAGAAGGTACGTGGCGCTCCTAGAGGAGGCTTTCATACGCGTAATAAGGACCGATGACGACGGAAAGACGGTGATAGTTAAATCACCCGAGGATAACGAGGGGGCAAGCCTAGAACCCGTGTAG
- a CDS encoding diacylglycerol/polyprenol kinase family protein encodes MSMKSELKRKSLHLTGLLVPVSYLLFGRDLTLTFIGLAFFIFVVLEPFRIIEELRDNIKRRLKIYVDNDVMERMEVLEKQIDEITRSHERYRVAAHIYFAAAAFIVVYFFPAEIAIGAITVATVGDALAAIIGKSLGRHRFSNGKSLEGSLAYFISGVLILYPLVGPLLAVIGSLTGALVELYGLPPGSNPTNQLDDNFSNQLAIAVALYLAGFIPV; translated from the coding sequence ATGAGCATGAAAAGCGAGCTGAAGCGTAAGTCCCTCCACCTCACAGGCCTGCTGGTTCCGGTCTCTTACCTGCTCTTCGGGCGGGACCTCACGCTCACGTTCATTGGCCTGGCGTTCTTCATCTTCGTTGTGCTCGAACCCTTCAGGATAATCGAGGAGCTGAGGGACAACATAAAGAGGAGGCTCAAGATATACGTGGACAACGACGTCATGGAGCGCATGGAGGTTCTCGAGAAGCAGATCGACGAGATAACCAGGAGCCACGAGCGCTATCGCGTGGCGGCGCACATATACTTTGCCGCGGCGGCCTTCATAGTGGTCTACTTTTTCCCAGCCGAGATAGCCATCGGCGCCATCACTGTCGCCACGGTGGGGGATGCCCTGGCAGCTATAATCGGGAAATCCCTGGGCAGGCACCGATTCAGCAACGGAAAGAGCCTCGAGGGGAGTCTTGCCTACTTCATCTCCGGCGTGCTCATCTTGTACCCCCTGGTCGGTCCCCTTCTGGCGGTTATAGGCTCGTTAACAGGGGCACTGGTTGAGCTCTACGGTTTGCCCCCAGGATCAAATCCCACCAACCAGCTGGACGATAACTTCTCCAATCAGCTGGCGATAGCGGTAGCACTGTACCTTGCGGGCTTTATTCCCGTTTAA